From the Pseudomonas monsensis genome, the window TGGCCAGCTCCCTGGTGGCTAAAGAAAGCCACCCTATACGAGCTTTATCTGCGAATCAAAGCCTGAGATCGGGCACTGCACGACAACGCAGGCGCAGCGTCGCTTCACTCGACAGCGCCTACGGATGCCGTGGGGTGGTGTGATCAGGCCGGCACTTCATCCAGCATCAGACGCTGACGCACTACATCGACCAGTTTGTCCGGCTGGAATTTGGAGAGGAAGTTGTCACAGCCGACCTTCTTCACCATCGAGTCGTTGAAACTGCCCGACAGCGACGTGTGCAACACCACGTACAGCCCACGCAGGCGCGGGTCGTTACGGATTTCGGTGGTCAGGCGATAGCCGTCCATTTCCGGCATTTCCGCGTCGGTGAAGACCATCAGCAATTTGTCGGTCATGTTCACGCCGGTGTCAGCCCAGGCCTTGAGCATGTTCAGCGCCTTCAGACCGTCGCTGGCAATGTGCATTTTCACCCCGAGCTGGCCGAGGGTGTCGCGCAATTGCGAGAGCGCCACGTTGGAGTCGTCCACCAGCAGCACTTCACGGCCACGGGCGCGCTCCAGCACCGGATCATCGAGTTTGTCGCGGGACACCTTGGCGTTGTACGGGACGATTTCGGCGAGCACTTTCTCGACGTCGATGATTTCCACCAGTTGATCGTCGACCTTGCTGATGGCCGTCAGGTAATGCTGGCGGCCAGCGCTGGTCGGCGGTGGCAGGATGGCTTCCCAGTTCATGTTGACGATGCGGTCCACGCCACCGACCAGGAACGCCTGCACCGAACGGTTGTACTCGGTCACGATGATCGTGCTGTTCGGACCGGGCACCAACGGACGCATGCCGATCGCCTGGGACAGGTCGATCACCGGCAAGGTCTGCCCGCGCAGATTGACCACACCGCACACGAACGGGTGACGTTGTGGCATCAAGGTCAGTTTCGGCAGTTGCAGGACTTCCTGCACCTTGAACACGTTGATTGCGAACAATTGGCGTCCGGCCAGTCGAAACATGAGAATTTCCAGGCGATTCTCACCCACCAGTTGCGTGCGTTGGTCTACCGTGTCGAGAATGCCGGCCATCAATGACTCCTGGGCTTGTTCTGTTGAATTCACTAAGAAGGGTTATCGGCGGTAAATAACGAATCTTGATTCCCGCAAAATTCGCCATCAAAATGCCACAGCCGGGCATTGATGTCACATTAACATCATGCTTTACTGGCTCTCGTGATTTCATCTGCTACAGTCCTGACGGCGCGACCTCGGTTCGCACGTTAGGTTCCCGCGCCTAAGGGATTCCCCTAGTCACAATCAGGCCCAACCTGATGTTCGCAATATCCAATAGCCATTAATGTGACGCCATTCTCATTGCATGAACGGAGTCAGGCTATTGTGTGCGATCGCAGGTCAGTGGAAACACATCCTCTCGAAACCCCGGATCTGTGCACCTGCGCAGTGGGGCGCGATCTCGCGACGGTGCATGATCGTCGGCACACACGGCATTCCCTCATCAGACATGACGTTGTGGAGATAAGCATGCCTATCGACCGTAAAGAGTGGACCCAGCGGTTCCCCGAATTTCTTGTCGAGGCCGAAACGCTCCTGGCCAAGTCCGAAGAATGCCTCAGTCACCTGCAACTGATCAGCAATGACAAGGACGCCATCGACTGCATGCTCAGCACGCTGCTCAAACTCGCGAGCCGGGCCCAGGCCCTGGCGCTTGAGGCGGTGTCCGAGTTTTCCCTGAATATCCACGATCTGCTCATTCAGGCCCAGGATCAGATCGACCTGCACGAACAGGCGCTGCAAGCCTTGCAGGACTGCCTGACCTTGATGGCCTGGCAGCTTGAGCTGGTCGATCCGAGCACCGGCCAGCTGAGCCTCGATGAAAGCGAACAGGCTTCGCTGATCGAGGCATTTGCCTTCCAGGTCGGCCAGACCCGGTTCCAGCCAGCCATGACGGGCAAACGTTTGGCGCCCCTTTCCTGGTCGGAGCGACAGGCCTGACCGGCGCGAGTAGACACTGAGCTGCTCAGTGAGACTGCCATGCCACATGTCGCAAATGAATAGTTCATACCTGCCAGCGACATAACGAATTAAATAATTGCGCCTGACCGAGACGGATCTTTTCCGGCGACCTCAGGGTTTTCCTGTGTGCAGCTAAAGCCATCAACTTGCGCTGCCGGCGATATCCACGCAAGACAATTAAACGGGGTTTCCATAATGGAACTCGCGTCCAACACGGCGTATTTCCTGACTCATTGGACATATATAGCAAACGCGACCAACGGTATCTTAAGTGGTATTATGCCGCCCATTAGTTGCTTTCAATTAATGGCACAGTGACTTCAGTGATCGACAATCATGCAAAGTTTGCCGTCAACTTTCGCTTACTGATCCGCGTTGAAACCAATAACATTATTGACAGTATTTCCAGACAGAGATCCGCCCGCGACCGGTCGATCTACCCGCAGCGAACATCCATTGGCTCCATCCGTTATGTACGCCAGCCTCAAGTCAATCATCACATGGCCACCTTCCCGGGAAAACGCCCGCCGGTTCACACTCATACTGTGTATCGCGGCAGCGCTTGGCAGTCTGCTGACCTATGGTTTTTCCGCGCCCGTTCACGTCGGGCTGCTGCTGCTCAACTTCGCCGCGACCGCGTGTGTCTGGGTGCAATATCGGCTGTCGCGCAAATCGATCAAGTTCCAGCCACAGGAACTCGCCGACCGCTTGCTGGAAGTTCAGGAAAACGAGCGTCACCGACTCAGTCGCGAACTGCACGACGATATCGGTCAATTGCTGACGGCCGCCAAGCTGCAGAGTGAGTGGCTGAAAAGGCGAATACCGGAAGATCTGCAGGAACACTGCACAACCCTGTGCGACACCCTGGAAGAAACGCTGAACAAAGTGCGCGATGTTTCGGCCATTCTCAATCCACGACAGTTGACCAGTCTCGGTCTTGAAGCCAGCCTGCGTGCGCACTTGCTCAAGACCATGGCCAACACCAACGTGCACTGGAGCCTTGATTGCCAGCAGCGGCTCAATGGCATTCCGGAAGAAATGGCGGTCGCCGCCTTTCGAATCACCCAGGAAGCGGTCACCAATATTCTGCGTCACGCCCAGGCGAAAAATCTGCTGATTCGTGTACAACGGTTGCCGCAAGGCCTGACGTTGCTGATCAGCGATGACGGTCAGGGGTTCGCCCCGGCTGTCGATCCCGGGCGAGAAGGACAACGCGGCATGGCCGGGATGGCCGAACGGATCGAGCAACTGGGTGGCACCCTGAGCGTCAGCAGTGAGCCTGGCAAAGGCACTCGAATCGAAGCACTCTTCCCCTGGGCGCCGCGGGCACTCGAGCGGGCCAGTACGAATAAGGTTATGCGTTGACTTGCAACTTACTTCTGGTGGATGACCACTCGCTGATCAGGGCCGGCGTGCGCGCTCTGGTGCTGGATATTCCCGGTTACGCGGTGATTGGCGAAGCCAATGACGGCTCGCAGTTGCTCGAAATGGTCGAGCAACTGAATCCCGATATCGTGTTGCTGGATATATCCATGAAAGAAACCGGTGGCCTGGAAGCCCTGCAACGGCTCAAACGCGTGCGCCCGCAGAGCAAAGTGCTGATCCTGTCGATGCACACCGACCCCGCCCTGATCATGCAGGCGCTGGAGTCCGGCGCCCACGGCTACCTGCTCAAGGACACCACGGCCACCGAACTCGAACACGCGCTGGAAGCGTTGCGCAACAACGAACGCTACCTGAGTCCGGCCATCGCCCACACGGTGATCAACCAGGCACTGACCCGCAATCAGAAGCAGGCGCCGGAAACCAGCGACTCGCACAACCTGACCGCCAGACAGCTGGAAATATTGCGCCTGATCGTGCGTGGAAAATCCACGCGGGAAATCGCCAACGGCCTGGGTTTGAGCATCAAAACGGTAGAAACCCACCGCTCGCAGATCATGAAGCGCCTGCAGATCTACGACGTGGCGGGCCTGGTGCTGTTCGCCGTACGTGAACAGATCATCAGTCTGGACGACTGACCGCAGGCACGCCGCCCAACAGCGGCGAGTGCTCCGGCAAATGCACGCGCAACGCTGCCGGTCGCGCCTCGAACCGCATGCTGTCGCCCTCCAGCGGCTCGCCATCGAGATTGATGTACAGCCCTTCGGCCACTTTGATTTCGACCCACGGCAAACGGGTGCGGACAAACATATTGTCGATCCCGAAACCGTCGCTGAGCAGGTTTTTCAAGGTGCCCACCAGTTCCTGCGGCGCCGGCAGGATGCTGATGTCCAGCAAGCCGTCGTCGACCAGCGCCTGGGGACACAACACGTGCCCGCCACCCGCCTGGCGACCATTGCCGATCCCCAGGGCCAGCAACTCGCCACTCCAGTGAAAGTCGGGGCCCTGCAATTCGCCGTACGCGGCATGCAACTCACTGAAACGCGACAGACCGGTAAACAGATAAGCCGCGCCGCCCAGCACCTTTTTCAGATCCTCCGAGGTATTGGCCGTCACCTGGCTGCCGAAACCGCCGGTGGCCATATTGAGAAAAATCTGCCCGCCTACTTCACCCAGATCAATATCCCTGGGCGGCACATCCAGCAGTTCAAGCGCCTCGGCCGGCTCCAGCGGAATACCCGCTGCCCGTGAAAAGTCGTTGGCAGTGCCCAGCGGCAGCAGAACCAGGCTGGCTTTGCCCGGATGCGCCGCCAAGGCCTCGGCGATGTCGCGCAAAGTGCCGTCGCCGCCACCGGCAATAATCGTCCTGTAGCCGTCCGCCAGCGCCTGCTCGACCCATCGCTGGGCGTCGCCCGCTTCCCAGGTCAGACGTACCGCCAGTTCCCAGCCTTGTTGGCGCTTTTGCTCGACGGCGGTACGGACCGCCTCGTTCAACGCTTGCTTGCCATGCAGAATCAACAGCGCCCGGCGCTCACTCATAGCGTCACTCCCTGAAATGAATCGGTTGAAACATCTTGACCACTCAGACACGCAAAAAAGCCACAGGCACCGCAATTAATTCGCCCATCGGAGCACCGCGTCCTACACAGCGGTATTTTTTCGTACAAAACATACGGAATCGGCTTAATTGACCCACCTCGACCAATGCTTCAACGTGCGCAGGCGGTATCAATTTTCAATTCAACACCACACGGATGTGCATTTAATGAGTGGATACACCCCCAATACCTCCTGGCGTTCGAGCGCCGGAAGCGTCAGCAAGCGTACCGTTGAAACTGCCGGTGGTTTTTCCCATGGGAAGCCTTGAGGCGAGAATACCGGTGTGTTCGGTGCCCGGCCTGGAAGAACAACACGCGAACATCAAATCCGGTTTTGGGCAAAACACCAGAACCACTGGAGAAGTGAATATGGAACCTCGTGTGACCGAGCTGGAAACCCACCTGAAATACATTCGGCGGGACATGGACGAGGTTCGCGGTGACGTCAAAACGATCAAGCACCGATTGGCCTACTCGGCGGGAGCAACCGCTGTTGTGCTGGCGCTGCTGGGCTGGGTAGCCAATAGCCGGTTCGACCAGCTCGTAACCTTGATCAGCCATTGAGCGGGCCAATCGTGGCAGGCTTCGCTGATATTCATCGAAGCCTGCCTTTGCAAGGCGGGAGTCACCCCAAAAGGTCGCTCAGCGGAATGAAGACCACCGCATCGCCTTCAAGCAACGTTCGGCCCTCCAGCACTTCCACCAAGCCGTCTGCCCACGCGGCACTGCGAAGCACACCGGAGCTCTGGTTGCGATAAATAATCGCCCGTCCCTGTTCGAGCCGGCCCCGCAGGTATTCACGCCGACTGCCCGCCATCGGCCAGACAAAACCTGCTGGCACCGTGAACTTGAGTGGCTCGACATCCTGCACACCCTGGCGTCGCAACAGATAAGGCCGGGTCAACAACGCAAAGGTCACCAGCGTCGAGGCCGGATTACCCGGCAGACCAATGACCGGCACGTTGCGGAAATGACCGAACGTCAGGGGCTTGCCGGGCTTGATCGCCAGTTTCCACAGCGCCAGTTCACCCTCTTCGCGCAAGGCGATACCCAGAAAATCCGCTTCACCCACCGATACGCCGCCGGTGGAAAGAATCAGATCGACATCCTGCAGCTCACCCAGGCGGGCGCGGGTCGCGGCCAGGTCATCCGGAAGAATACCGGCATCGACCACCTCACAGCCCAAGCGCTGCAGCCAACTGCAGAGCACCACCCGATTGCTGTTGTAAATCTGCCCCGGCCCCAGCGCCTGACCCGGTTCGACCAACTCATCGCCGGTGGAGATCACCGCCACGCGTACCTTGCGCACGACGTTCAGTCCGGCGCGCCCCAGCGACGCGCACAGACCTTGCTCGATCGGGCCGAGTCGAGTCCCCGCCGTCAGGATCAGCTCGCCGACGGTGGTTTCCTGGCCTTGCGGACGAATGTTCTGCCCGACCGCCATTGTCTCGATGAAACGTACGCGACCATCCGCCCCAACCTCGGCGTTTTCCTGCATTTCCACGCAATCGGCGCCCGGTGGCACTGGTGCGCCCGTGAAGATTCGCGCACAGGTCCCCGGGGTCAATGGCTGCGGAGCCTGCCCGGCGAACACCTTTTGACTGACCGGCATGGCTTCCCCCGTCCAGTCCGCCAGGTTGAGGGCATAACCATCCATCGCACTGTTGGGCCAAGGTGGCAAATCGAGGGTCGACACCAGATCTTCAGCCAGCACCCGCCCCTCGACCTGCGCCAGAGGCAAATACTCATGCTCTGTGATGGGCGTGGCTTCGGCCATTTCCAGCAACCGCGCCAACGCCACCTCGACAGGCAGCAAGCTACCGGTCTTGCCCGGCTTACCCACGGGATTCACAAGGCGCCGCCTGCTTCAGGTGGGTGACGAAATTGCACGGACGGTGACGAGCGTCCAGTTGCTCACCCAGAATCCCGTCCCAGCCGGTACGCACCGCGTTGGTCGAACCCGGCAGGCAGCACACCAGCGTGCCATTGGCCAGACCGGCCAACGCCCGCGATTGCACGGTCGAGGTGCCGATATCCGCCACCGAAATCTGCCGGAACAACTCACCGAACCCGTCGACCTGCTTGTCGAGCAGACAGGCAACGGCTTCCGGCGTGCTGTCACGCCCGGTAAAACCGGTACCGCCGGTGATCAACACCACCTGCACAACGTCGTCGGCAATCCAGTTGGCAACTTGCGCGCGAATTTTGTAGAGATCATCTTTGAGCAGAACCCGTTCGGCCAAAAGATGGCCGGCGGCCGTCAAGCGGTCGACGAAGACCTGGCCTGAAGTGTCGGTTTCCAGAGTTCGGGTATCGCTGACCGTCAACACCGCTATATTGAGCGGCACGAAAGGTACATCAGCCTTGGCTTTCATAGGCTCGTCCAGTTGTAGGGGAAACAGCCCGGTGTTATATCACAGCGCCCCCATTTCCCGCCGCCCTACCGGAGAGCTGCCATGACGCTGAATACCCAATTGCCGCCCTGCTCCATCCTGCTCCTGGCAGGTGGACGCGGCCAACGCATGGGTGGCCAGGACAAAGGGTTGGTCGAGTGGCTGGGCGAGCCTTTGATCGCCCATTTGCAGCGCAAGGTGCGTGATCTGACCGATGACTTGATCATTTCCTGCAATCGCAATCGCGAGCGGTACGCACCGTTCGCCGATCAATTGGTGGTGGATGACGAAGGCGATTTTCCGGGCCCCCTGGCCGGCATTCGTGCCGGCCTGAAAGTCGCGCACCATTCGCATTTGCTGGTATTGCCGTGCGATGTGCCGCGAATCGACGCGGCACTCGTGCAAAGCATGCGCGAAGCCGCTCAATTGCAACCTGAAAAACCTTTAATGTTGCGCCACGATGAACATTGGGAACCTTTGCTCTGCGTGATTCCGGTTGCGCTTCTGCCGGCCTTCGAAACCGCCTGGAACGCCGGTGAACGCAGCCCCGGCCGGGTGATGCGCGGTCTCGGTGCCACCGCGTTGCAATGCCCGGACAATGACCCGCGGCTGGCCAACCTCAACACCCCTGAACTGTTAAGTTCGCACAACACTGTGTCAGACTGACACCATTCAAGGAACTCTCACGCCTTGTATACGTCTCAAGCTCAGTAACCAAAAGAATTCCCATTCGGAGACACACTCATGACTCAACGGACCCTCGCCACTTTCATGCTCGCACTGGGCCTGGCTACCCTCGCAGGTTGCTCGTCGCCAACAGTGATCACCTTGAATGACGGTCGCGAAATCCAGGCCGTCGACACCCCGAAATACGATGATGATTCGGGCTTCTACGAGTTCAAACAGCTGGACGGCAAAGAAACTCGCATCAACAAGGATCAGGTTCGTACCGTTAAGGAGCTGTAAGCTCCGGGTCGACACCCGATACAGAAAAGCCCGCATTCGATGCGGGCTTTTTCATGGGCGCTCGGAAAGTCCGGTGATATCACCACTGCAGGGTGATTCGACTCTCGAACTCGCGCAGCTCACCGGTCACCGGGTCGACAAACCGCAGCCCTTGCGCCAGCAGCTTCAACGGATTGGCGTAGTCATCCTCAACATCTTTCAATACATCCGGGTAAAACGGATCGTTGCAGATACTCGCCCCCAACGCGGTCATGTGTACCCGCAGTTGATGCTTCTTGCCAGTGACCGGATACAGGCCATAACGCCATAGATCGCCGTTTTTCTCACGCACCTCAACCGCTGTTTCGGTGTTGCTGACGCCCGG encodes:
- a CDS encoding chemotaxis protein CheV, producing the protein MAGILDTVDQRTQLVGENRLEILMFRLAGRQLFAINVFKVQEVLQLPKLTLMPQRHPFVCGVVNLRGQTLPVIDLSQAIGMRPLVPGPNSTIIVTEYNRSVQAFLVGGVDRIVNMNWEAILPPPTSAGRQHYLTAISKVDDQLVEIIDVEKVLAEIVPYNAKVSRDKLDDPVLERARGREVLLVDDSNVALSQLRDTLGQLGVKMHIASDGLKALNMLKAWADTGVNMTDKLLMVFTDAEMPEMDGYRLTTEIRNDPRLRGLYVVLHTSLSGSFNDSMVKKVGCDNFLSKFQPDKLVDVVRQRLMLDEVPA
- a CDS encoding sensor histidine kinase encodes the protein MYASLKSIITWPPSRENARRFTLILCIAAALGSLLTYGFSAPVHVGLLLLNFAATACVWVQYRLSRKSIKFQPQELADRLLEVQENERHRLSRELHDDIGQLLTAAKLQSEWLKRRIPEDLQEHCTTLCDTLEETLNKVRDVSAILNPRQLTSLGLEASLRAHLLKTMANTNVHWSLDCQQRLNGIPEEMAVAAFRITQEAVTNILRHAQAKNLLIRVQRLPQGLTLLISDDGQGFAPAVDPGREGQRGMAGMAERIEQLGGTLSVSSEPGKGTRIEALFPWAPRALERASTNKVMR
- a CDS encoding response regulator, which gives rise to MTCNLLLVDDHSLIRAGVRALVLDIPGYAVIGEANDGSQLLEMVEQLNPDIVLLDISMKETGGLEALQRLKRVRPQSKVLILSMHTDPALIMQALESGAHGYLLKDTTATELEHALEALRNNERYLSPAIAHTVINQALTRNQKQAPETSDSHNLTARQLEILRLIVRGKSTREIANGLGLSIKTVETHRSQIMKRLQIYDVAGLVLFAVREQIISLDD
- the yegS gene encoding lipid kinase YegS, producing MSERRALLILHGKQALNEAVRTAVEQKRQQGWELAVRLTWEAGDAQRWVEQALADGYRTIIAGGGDGTLRDIAEALAAHPGKASLVLLPLGTANDFSRAAGIPLEPAEALELLDVPPRDIDLGEVGGQIFLNMATGGFGSQVTANTSEDLKKVLGGAAYLFTGLSRFSELHAAYGELQGPDFHWSGELLALGIGNGRQAGGGHVLCPQALVDDGLLDISILPAPQELVGTLKNLLSDGFGIDNMFVRTRLPWVEIKVAEGLYINLDGEPLEGDSMRFEARPAALRVHLPEHSPLLGGVPAVSRPD
- a CDS encoding molybdopterin molybdotransferase MoeA, which encodes MNPVGKPGKTGSLLPVEVALARLLEMAEATPITEHEYLPLAQVEGRVLAEDLVSTLDLPPWPNSAMDGYALNLADWTGEAMPVSQKVFAGQAPQPLTPGTCARIFTGAPVPPGADCVEMQENAEVGADGRVRFIETMAVGQNIRPQGQETTVGELILTAGTRLGPIEQGLCASLGRAGLNVVRKVRVAVISTGDELVEPGQALGPGQIYNSNRVVLCSWLQRLGCEVVDAGILPDDLAATRARLGELQDVDLILSTGGVSVGEADFLGIALREEGELALWKLAIKPGKPLTFGHFRNVPVIGLPGNPASTLVTFALLTRPYLLRRQGVQDVEPLKFTVPAGFVWPMAGSRREYLRGRLEQGRAIIYRNQSSGVLRSAAWADGLVEVLEGRTLLEGDAVVFIPLSDLLG
- the moaB gene encoding molybdenum cofactor biosynthesis protein B; its protein translation is MKAKADVPFVPLNIAVLTVSDTRTLETDTSGQVFVDRLTAAGHLLAERVLLKDDLYKIRAQVANWIADDVVQVVLITGGTGFTGRDSTPEAVACLLDKQVDGFGELFRQISVADIGTSTVQSRALAGLANGTLVCCLPGSTNAVRTGWDGILGEQLDARHRPCNFVTHLKQAAPCESRG
- the mobA gene encoding molybdenum cofactor guanylyltransferase MobA → MTLNTQLPPCSILLLAGGRGQRMGGQDKGLVEWLGEPLIAHLQRKVRDLTDDLIISCNRNRERYAPFADQLVVDDEGDFPGPLAGIRAGLKVAHHSHLLVLPCDVPRIDAALVQSMREAAQLQPEKPLMLRHDEHWEPLLCVIPVALLPAFETAWNAGERSPGRVMRGLGATALQCPDNDPRLANLNTPELLSSHNTVSD
- a CDS encoding YgdI/YgdR family lipoprotein, with product MTQRTLATFMLALGLATLAGCSSPTVITLNDGREIQAVDTPKYDDDSGFYEFKQLDGKETRINKDQVRTVKEL